The Porites lutea chromosome 7, jaPorLute2.1, whole genome shotgun sequence genome includes the window AGTGAACACGCTCTATATTTACAactagggagtttaagcaaggACGCTTTTGAGCGACGAACGTCAACCGGAGGTTAGTCCTCTTCCCTTCCCATATGACTTgatgctaccaaatttgtattgctaagtttttTTACTCTGATAGAGACGATCTGgtagaaattttttgaaaatcacGGCCCAAGATTGCAAAAGGTGCACTTCCGGTTGACAGACGTTGCTTAAAAATGTCTTGCTTTAACTCCTTACTATCTACAAAAATTGATTGGAGCACTTTTGTCAGTGAGAAGACGTAACTTAATGACATGCTGTaactttcgttttctttcctGAAGTGTACTCTCTTCAGTCTATTGCTGAACATTTTAAGCTGGATGAGCTCGAATAAATTATGAATCACCGTCATGGGAATTTTCAGTACACTGTTCCAGAAAGTCGTAATGACAAAGCATATTCCTATTGTCAGCAAACAGCTTTTGCCAATAAAAAGTATAGATTCAATAGGAAAATAAAATAGCCGCAAATCTGCGGATTGCCCCAATTAAGGACAAGAATTCGGACGGAATTCCAAGGTCCTCGTCAACACCATAAATGTGAAGGGCAAGCTGGACAGAACTTATTACAAACTTCccaaaataagataaaaacaaaacgaacATGTTAAGCTTAAAAAAGGCATACACTTTAAAGCACTCCTTTTTCCGAGTGGTTGATCGGAGTGTAGGTCAATAAACCGATTAATATGACCTGAGTGCCTTGTGCcgacaaaaaagccaaaattaaGGCTATTTCCATTGCTGTACCATTGAGCCCGATAATCAGTAAGTATCTCACTATACACATTCCATAAAGCACTATCAAACTCCAAAAGGATGACAAACCAACAAGCCGTTTAAAGATGGAATAATAGCCGAGGAAAGATGGCACTTTTGACAAAGCAAGTATTACCAGCCAAGCATCAAATATCTGCGAAATCACCCAGATTAGTTGCAGCTGCTCAGAGTGCCCAAACATATCGATATCGGTTGACTGAAAGCTAGTATGCTTCGCCACGAGAGTTGTTTCGAAAGCCCGCATTTCGTATAGAACCAATCCAATCATTTGCCACGCGAAGAACAGAGCGTACGTGATGTATATGAGAGGCCTAGTTGTGTTCAATAAGAGTTCTTGAAAACGTTTCAGCATAAGCGACGAACGCCGTTACACACGGAGGCTTGTTACGTCTAAGGCATCGATGCTGACGTAAGGTAACAGAGGTTCAAGCTGATTTTGCATCTataaaaattatagttttatGGTTATAACAAGTAAAAGAAGTGGAGCAAACTGCTTTCCCGTCATCAGAGTGCAAAAAGAACACCATTCACTTTGTGAGCGTCGCAGACTTGCCCAATATTACATACGTACAACGTACATTGTTTTATATGTTAGCCACGACAAGAGTAGATTGCTAACCAACAGATAAATGCAACTTTCATTGTCTTCAAATCTAGAAACCTAGGAAATAACCTTGCGACCGAACTCTGTTGGCCTGATTTAAGtgaattaagacaaaaaaaacataaataaaaggGAAATTTCCAATTAAAAATTCTTTCTGAAAAGATTGGCGTTAGAATTAGTTGCCAATTACCTTTCCAACTCTTAGTCGGTAAAGGTGAACCTGCTTGTCCATGCCAAAACGAGATGTCACCTGAATATTTTCTCAGCGAATGCATTCACCAAATATAATTATTTCTTAAACAAAATATCAGAAAGTAATTATTCATTATCCTTTCCCTTCTCAATCGGTACACGCTGTATAATTGGTTAATTTGGAGGATCGTATCCCACTGTACGACGAGTTTCTTTCGTGACCTATTCAGACAACCTAGAAATATAGTCAATACATTACTTGTTGAAACCGGGGAAGAACCAAGTTCATACAGCTTCATAATTTGCTATTACGGACTCTAAACTCGGTTAGTAAGAGGCTTTCATTCCCAGAAATGTAGTGACGTATCGATTAATTGGTACTTCATAATATTGTTAAGCCCGCTATTTGTCATTTTGATAAAGTTTGATATTACTTATTAATGTAACATATTCAGTTAGCAAATATGAGGTATTTATTTAGCAATAATTTTCTACATTTTATTAAATACTTGAAGTGCTATGTTGTAAAAGCTAGGGCAAACATCGAATGTTATTCATTTCCGGTTCGAGATTTAAAAAGTGTCAACGACGCATCAGTAGGGCTCAAAATTCATATTGTTTAGCTCACCATTACCCTGAATGTACACACTGAGCGCGCTTTGTGTTTCATTgctggattaaaaaaaaaaaaggatcgaAACTTCACGTGGTACACATGAGGGCAAAGCTAAAATAATCATAGGAAGCAAAGTATTGATCCTTATCAGTACATCTTCAATTTTTAGACCTGGGGTGCGACACACCATAAGTCAGAACTAGCCGgcagaaaaaagcaatggttgcactcttagaaTTTTTATAATGGCTGCTTTGGAGCTTTtggcagaaaacaaaattgtttgaaGGGCGAGTTCTATTTGgtggtaacgttttcaaaattcTGGCTAGATGTAttttatgtaatatatcaagcatgacacgcagtgtttcatcaccagatgaaacactgagaagagagctGAAAATACGACGCGAAGCGGAGTtgtttttgacgaacttcgaggtgtttcatgtaatatatcaaacatgagatgcagtgtttcatcaccagatgaaacactgagaagagagttgaaaatacgacgcgcagcggagtatttttgacgaacttcgaggtgtttcatctggtgatgaaacactgtgtcgaatgtttgatatttcttctcaaacaaaatcatttttgaaggagaaattaaggatgcaaatactaagcagtgtttcatctgatttccaaacactcattaaacattaatttcctttgtattttcttaatgaattattaatgagtttgagaactggTGATGAAACgctgtgtcgaatgcttgatattacttctcaaacaaaatgacttTTAGAGGGAAAAATTTAGGAttcaaaaatgagcagtttttcatctgatatccaaacactcactaaacattaatttcctttgtattttctttatgaattgtTGATGAGTTTGAGAATTGTTTCCCTTCTTCCCTTTTCTAATGGACTCGGCTACAACCTAAATTGCCTAGCATGACATTGGGGATGGCTAGAAAGTAAATTAACATCATCATTGAATAGTTTCTGCCAGAAAAAGCTCGCTATTTTCATGGTAAAATAGGTTGTTGCAAACTTATGTAAAAAACAGTATATGACTTGGGCATCCACAGAGGATTTCATTTCTTCTTGAGTGAAGTCCTCAACATCTTCCGCGAATTGAAGAAGAGATACTACAAAGCTTAAAagattttcaagaaagaaagttacTAAAGTCAGCTTAGAAAAGATAAACACGTGAATGGGATAGTTATGCCTTATGGTCTCAAGTTCAGTAAAATTCAGAATCCCAACAATAGTGACTCTCAAAATATTACAGAAAACGTAGGAGATTATGATATGCGTCAAAGCTTGTCCAGAGATAGTTAACAACATTGCATATCTACACATAGCCATCAAGAGAAGAAGGACCAAAGTCCAAAACTCAGGCAGGACTTTAAGTTGACGAAAAATTGTCTTAAATCCAGGGAAGTCACAAATCTTTGTCAATACAGTTAATACAACAATGATGTGAAGAGAACGGGTTGTCAACCAGACAAATTCAAAATCCGCTGAATGTTGGAATCCTGCGTTTGGATCGCATTTGTAGGTAAGGGATCTCTGTTTAAAGCACACTATGACCCGGACAGCGTACAGAAACATACCAGTCAGTTGCCAACAGAGAAAGAGAATGTAAAACAGTGCGGCTACCATACGCCATGGACGTTTTCTTCTCGCTTGGGGTACGTTAAAAATGACGGTGGAACCTGTTGGATCTTCCAGCAGTGGTGTTAACAGACTGTAATTATAATTTACAGCCATGAGGTCTACTTTTACTTTCTCAGTGACACTGAGAAAGAAGGATGAGGATATTCAAATTGCCAAGACCGAGAATAATGTAAACATTGAAATATTAGATCACAAATCAAATATTTCGAGACAACCAACAAAAGGAGTATGACCAATCAAGCAGCTGCCTACTGTTTACCTGTCACAGTTAATGTACAGCGACAAGTCCTTGTTTCCTGAAATATGATCTTTTGTGAAGCAAGTAATAAGACTTTAATTAATGACAGCCACAGCACTAAGAAACAGCTGATGCTTTCGACCCTTCACTTAAAGATAACGTGTTTTGATTGGCTATCTTTGGATGTGTTCCGGTTCGCCAGGTTCTCTCATCCGGTTTGATAATTTCCTTGTCTCTTATTCCttcttttattttgatttaaaaaaaggaacagtATCACGAACTAAACACCTCTGTCAGTTGAAAGAGGAAAAAGACCTAAACCgctattttctttctctttttgaacgtTTTGTTTTTGCTCACACGAACTTGTCATTTATAATGTGAAAACAGTGGAACTAGTGTAATTAggatttgtaaatatttaacctaaagaaattttgaaaaaaagaaaagaaaagaaaagaaactttcgTACCAAGCATTTGCATAAAACAGCCTGCTAATCAAACACCGCCTGAATAGGAAGCATAAATAAACGCTTAGCAATTACGTTGAAGACTGTGGTCTGCGACAGGCGGTGTACTGATATAGGGCATACTGTTTTTCCCTGAGGCAGACGTACTTTCCTGGAAGAGAAATGGCGTTAGAAGACAATTCTGTGGATGAAAGCCAAAACACGTACAAACAGTTCTACTGTCAAGCAGAAAAAGCCGAAGGGGTAAAACATACCCTGATTTTCCTTGCAGCGTTAAACATTTTTCTATCTGTTACAGCTATTTTGGGGAATACTCTGATCCTATTAGCACTTGACAAGATCTCTTCAGTTCGCTCTGCGTCCAAACTCTTGTATCGTAACCTTGCAACGACTGATCTCTTCGTTGGTATCACAGCAGAGCCTCTGATGGTCGTGCATTGGATCTCTGCCGAAAAAGGACAATGGCAAATTTGCAGAAGCGCAAAGATAGGAAATTTTCTCGCCGGTTATATTTTGTGTTCCGTATCTTTAATCACCATGACTGttataagcgtggacagacttttGGCTTTATTGTTGGGGCTCAGGTACAAACAAGACGTAACTTTAAAGAGAACATATCTTGCTATATCTATTGCTTGGGCTGTATCCATTTTATTGACTGCGATGTACTTCGTTCATTATCGTATAACTCTTTGGTATAGCTACGTAGGCATTGTTCTAGCTCtttcaattttgactttctGTTACGCAAAAATCATCTTAACGCTGCGCCACCGACAGAGGAAAGTGTTCGTTACATCTAATTACTATAGTTATCAAGGACAGCTGAAGGGACCAGGCTTAGCGAACATTACACGATACAAAAAGACACTGAGCGGTGCACTGTGGCTTCAAATGATATTACTCGTTTGTTATTTGCCATATTGCATAGTGGATGCTTTGATCAGTCAAAGACGGGATTATTCCCAATCGTTTTACATTGCCAGGGAATTTACAGTGACTTTAGTTTATTTAAACTCGAGTCTTAACCCAATAGTGTATTGCTGGAAGATGAGAGAAGTCAAAAGGGCTGTTAAGAAGACTCTCAAACAAATTTTTagttgtatatgttgtagttaattttttatctcaggcaatgttcattttgtttttgtttcgtcttcattagcatacattacaaTACcccaaaacaagagaaaaacaatTCTACAACCTTAACATATACATTAGCCTTTGCTCATGATATATTGCGGCTTAGAATACAAGCTAATACattttaattacattaaattaattatttagcTAACAGTTTTCCTtcaaccttttttcattttaatcaacCTTAAAGAAAGGATTTTTTGTTAATCTGCCTGAATTGTAGAATCTGTTTACATTTCAGTATTTTataaattatcaaaaaaagaaaacatttatgGCGTAAATAAAACTCCGAAAaatccaaagaaaagaaaaaggtatacaactatttcaaaaaacgttgtcggaagaaaagcaaaaagtctCAGCCAAgaccgaaaggtaatatgggatttTTAGCATGACCTGCTACAGGTCCTATAGGAGTTTTGCGGCCACTCAAGGATATCGTCTTTCTGTAAGTGAGTGTTTTGGTATGGTTGCTCCCAGATGTAATAACTTGCGATTCCGCTAAAAATAGCAAAGATCCATAGGAGGGTCAACGAAACAACTACACTAAACGAAACGTCGCTGTAGTATTGGAAAGGACGTGAAATGGCCAACAAGCGATCTATGCCAATGGCGCACAGGTGACAGGCAGACGCGCCACCAAAAGCCACATATAGTGAACTCCAAACGTTGCAGCCGATTTCTCCAAGAGGCCAGTATGGATGACACGAGAAATGCACAATTTCTGAGGGCATGGCGAATACAGCGAACAAGACATCCGCGGTTACAAGACTTAAGAAAAACAAGTTCGTCCTCGTACGCAAATGTTTGTTTAAAAGAAACGCAGAATACACAAGGAAAGCGCCAAAAATCGTGAAAAGAATCAAAAGACATAATAGAAAACTTCCCCCAATAACAACGATGAGAGAATGCGAAGTTTCGTTTTGAGGTGCGGAAAGCATTACGGTTTTTTTGGGAGGGGCAGCCGGGAGATTAACAGCAACTACCTTAGCTTTTTAAAGTCGCGAAACTGAGTGGGTTTTTGTGGGACGTCTTGCAAATTTAAGCCCCTCCTTCCATCGCTGCAGGCTCGACTGGGATGAAGCTGTGGGTTTCTgaaaaaaagtcttcaaaactGATGCGCTatatttgttcttttgtttgccGTGCAAAATAATCAAAAATTAATTATGTAGTAGACAGCAGCATTAACCGCGAAACaattaattttaccttttttgttgACCTATGTCATTTATTTTATGACATTGAAAAGATTGAAAACATTGAAAACTTCATAAGCAGCTCCTCGATAAAACCCCATGCCTTTCTGAATAACCCTACCCCTTGTTTGCTTTCGCTGGTGATCCTAATTGAGTTTCGTGTCAACCATTGGCAATAGATTACCAGCACTATTGCAAAACAACATATCCGAATGTGATTCTTCGCTTTTGTCAAGAACCTCTTTCAATTTCTCATCATGTTGTAGTCTAAACGGAAGTTAGCGGAGAAGGAGATTATTACCAACGGATAGAGAGTTGCGTCCGGTTGGTCGCAAAGGTCAGGGTTCCATTCCCGGTCAAGCCTGAatattttcaggttctttttcaatcGCTTAGGTTATTCCTACAAATAAACAGAATCATTCTACTTTCGGCATATCTTCATTCGCAGAtcacaacaacaactttatagTTGACTTTATATTCGACAAGAAGATTTCCGTACCAAAACAGTCAATACaatgacaaatgaaacaaagtaaaataaaagttaagaaagaaagaaagtaacaTCAACTATATAgtgaatattatcataaaagaaaaattacgtggctatggtaagaaagtttaattagagttcggatttataacaatttaggatattttcaatataagaggcaCTAAGATTTCTGATGTTTTCATCGCATATAGACATGATATATATAAATAGTGCCTTGCAAATATGATATTATTAGTGGTAGACTGgatctagcctgttccagtGAAGAGATCTCAAAAACTACTGCGAAAACTCACAGCTATTCAGTTCTCCACATcacgcg containing:
- the LOC140944301 gene encoding uncharacterized protein, encoding MVAALFYILFLCWQLTGMFLYAVRVIVCFKQRSLTYKCDPNAGFQHSADFEFVWLTTRSLHIIVVLTVLTKICDFPGFKTIFRQLKVLPEFWTLVLLLLMAMCRYAMLLTISGQALTHIIISYVFCNILRVTIVGILNFTELETIRHNYPIHVFIFSKLTLVTFFLENLLSFVVSLLQFAEDVEDFTQEEMKSSVDAQVIYCFLHKFATTYFTMKIASFFWQKLFNDDVNLLSSHPQCHARQFRL